Below is a genomic region from Calditrichota bacterium.
GGGAAAATTTTTAGACCCGCTTGCTGACAAAATTCTTGTTTCCGCCGCTTTTATCTCTTTCACGGTGCTGGACTATGTTAAGCTGTGGGTGGTTGTGACGATTGTCCTGCGGGATTTTCTCATCACTATTTTGCGCTCTTACGCCATGTTTCGCAAGCATCCGGTGAATACAATCTATTTGGCACGCGTGAAAACTTTTTTTCAGATGGGAGCGGTGTACGTGGTGTTCGCTTTTTTGCTGGTTGAAGAATTTGCAAAAGAGAAAGGGATGACGATTGCCGCGATCGAGTATTTGAAAAAAGTTGAGTTTATCGACAAATTGATGATTATTGTCGTCATTTTGACTGTCTACACCGGCGTCAAATATTTTTTTTACAACAAGACTCACCTGAGCTCTCTCCTGAAAGCATTTTATCGACTGTTTGTGCCTTCCGACTCCCAATCTTAATTCAATGGACTTGAAAATTACTTTGAGACATAAAATCGCCTGTTGGCAAATACTCAGATTAGAATTTTTTAATTTGATACAACGAAACACATTGCTCTGCAATCTCGATAAAGAAGATTGACTGGCAGGATGGAAAAGAACGACTAAAAGGAGCATGTTCAATGAAAGCTTTTGCGGCGCATGTTTTCTCAACTTTTTTCGGTATCGGCCATTCGCCATTCGCGCCAGGCACCATGGGCGCCATCGCCGCTACGATTATTTACTGGTATTTTTTACCCAGCGGCGGTCTCGTTTGGTTTTTGGCGTTAATTGCAATCACTCTCATTGGCGTAGGTTTATCCTCGATCACAGAAAAAGAATTTCAGCAAAAGTCAGGCGATAGCAATGCCCACGATCCGGGAATTATTGTGCTGGATGAAGTCGCCGGGGTGCTGTTTGCGCTGTTCGGTATGGGCAAGCAATGGCCCTGGGTTTTGGCGGCGCTAATTTTATTCCGAATTTTTGATATTTTAAAACCATTTCCCGTCAAACAGTTTGAGAAATTGCCCGGCGGGTGGGGCATCATGATGGACGATGTTGTCGCCGGCATTATTGCAAATGTTATTTTGAGAATCGCGCTGCTGTTTTTGAGATAGCTTAGCGCAAGTTTGAATCTAAAAATATGGATTGAAATCTAATTTAAGAACTCTGCTGTTCAAAAATTATCAGTAAAATTTTGCAGGCAAAAAATGGTAGCGGAAATTATCTCCATCGGCAACGAGCTGCTCGGCGGAGAAACGATCAACACCAACGCATCTTTCATCGCACGGAAATTGTCGGACGCCGGCGTGGAAGTTCGCTGGATCACGACCGTTGGCGATGTGGAAGATGAAATTTTTTGCAGTTTGGAGCGAGCGGAAAATCGGGCTAACGTGATCATCACTACTGGCGGCCTTGGCCCCACGCATGATGATATTACGAAAAATGTTTTTGTCCGCTATTTTGACGGCAAATTAGTCTTCAATGAAAAAATTTTGCAGAAACTGCGTGAGCGGTTTCGCCAGAGAAATTTGCCCATGTCGCGCTGCAATGAGCAGCAGGCTTACGTTCCCGATAATGCCAAAATTGTCGGTAATGAGATCGGCACGGCGCCGGCATTGCTCTTTGAGAAGGGAAAAAAGCTGTTTTTTGTATTGCCTGGCGTGCCTGTGGAAATGGAGCAAATCGTCACTGATTCCATCGTGCCCGTGTTGAAAAAACGGCAGACAAAAGTGATTTTGAAGCGCGTAATTCACACCATCGGCATTCCGGAATCGACGTTGTTTGCTGGTCTCGGGAATGTCGAAGAGTTGGAAAAAGCGTGCAAAATCGCCTTCTTGCCGCAAATGGGAAGAGTAGACGTTCGGTTAACAGCCCTGGGCGCGGATGTTGCGGAATGTCAGAGGAAAATTTCTGCAGTCGAAAATGTCATTCGTGAAAAAGCCGGAAAATTCATCTG
It encodes:
- the pgsA gene encoding CDP-diacylglycerol--glycerol-3-phosphate 3-phosphatidyltransferase, which translates into the protein MNLPTRLTVLRIILTPVFVYLLFHDGLYYKLASFFVYVIASLTDWYDGYIAKKYGYVTIWGKFLDPLADKILVSAAFISFTVLDYVKLWVVVTIVLRDFLITILRSYAMFRKHPVNTIYLARVKTFFQMGAVYVVFAFLLVEEFAKEKGMTIAAIEYLKKVEFIDKLMIIVVILTVYTGVKYFFYNKTHLSSLLKAFYRLFVPSDSQS
- a CDS encoding phosphatidylglycerophosphatase A yields the protein MKAFAAHVFSTFFGIGHSPFAPGTMGAIAATIIYWYFLPSGGLVWFLALIAITLIGVGLSSITEKEFQQKSGDSNAHDPGIIVLDEVAGVLFALFGMGKQWPWVLAALILFRIFDILKPFPVKQFEKLPGGWGIMMDDVVAGIIANVILRIALLFLR